CTCCAAGGGTCACGATTGTCTGGATTCCGACGTTTTTTGATGATCGCCGCTTCGCTCGGCATGGCCGCGGTGACGATTTCCCTCGGCCGCTGGCAGCTGCGCCGCCTCGCCGGCCGGAAGGCAAGCAACGCAGTCTTCCTGGCGGCGCAGGCAGAATCGCCGATTCATCTCCCGCAGGACCTCTCGCCGGGTATTGCGATCGATTCAGGACGGCGCATCGTCGCACGGGGAACGTTCGATGTCGCGCGTCAGCTACTGCTGCGCGGGCGGGTGCAGAACGATGCGCCGGGACTCGAGGTCGTGACGCCGCTGGTGCTGCAAGGCGACAGCACGGTCCTTTGGGTTGTTCGAGGATTTGTGGGATCACCCGATGCGGCGACGCCGCCGGACTCGATCCCCGCGCCAGGCAGCGGTGAAGTGACGGTGACGGGGGTGGCCTTCGCCATTCCACGCGCTGCCGACAGCGGACGGCCGCTCGTGCATAACGGCGTCAGCACCTGGCAGCGGCTCGATCAACGCGTCACGCATGCCCGCGCGACCGGTTCACTCGACGTCGATCTCCTCCTTGCGGGCGACACGACCGGTCCGGGGAAATTGGCGACGATTCCATT
This sequence is a window from Gemmatimonadales bacterium. Protein-coding genes within it:
- a CDS encoding SURF1 family protein; this encodes MIAASLGMAAVTISLGRWQLRRLAGRKASNAVFLAAQAESPIHLPQDLSPGIAIDSGRRIVARGTFDVARQLLLRGRVQNDAPGLEVVTPLVLQGDSTVLWVVRGFVGSPDAATPPDSIPAPGSGEVTVTGVAFAIPRAADSGRPLVHNGVSTWQRLDQRVTHARATGSLDVDLLLAGDTTGPGKLATIPLPEISNGPHLSYAIQWFGMAFAVLLFPVIILWRERRAATTAP